A window of Diospyros lotus cultivar Yz01 chromosome 14, ASM1463336v1, whole genome shotgun sequence contains these coding sequences:
- the LOC127790543 gene encoding VQ motif-containing protein 25-like has translation MEGMMMRKQTCVARTTASSALAIHKESGKISKMKPKIRIIHIFAPEIIKTDVANFRELVQRLTGKPAAERDAAKKKNPRNPRKEEPATKKMETGFCSSGFRERIKGEEEIWVGENSSGACGFLAEFAELEGFMQELNNEFPLLPLDASHHVDALDLGETTQLAYS, from the coding sequence ATGGAGGGGATGATGATGAGGAAACAAACTTGTGTTGCAAGAACAACAGCCTCATCAGCTTTAGCCATCCATAAGGAGTCAGGCAAGATCTCCAAAATGAAGCCAAAGATCCGCATAATTCACATATTTGCACCGGAGATCATCAAGACAGACGTCGCCAATTTCCGGGAACTGGTCCAGAGGCTCACTGGAAAGCCCGCAGCAGAAAGGGACGCCGCCAAGAAGAAGAATCCGAGAAACCCTAGAAAGGAAGAGCCGGCGACGAAGAAAATGGAAACTGGGTTCTGTTCTTCAGGATTCAGAGAGAGAATTAAGGGCGAAGAAGAGATTTGGGTCGGCGAGAACTCGAGTGGCGCCTGCGGATTTCTGGCGGAATTTGCAGAGCTGGAAGGGTTCATGCAAGAGCTGAATAATGAGTTCCCATTGCTGCCTTTGGATGCTTCTCATCATGTGGATGCTCTTGATCTTGGAGAGACGACTCAGCTTGCCTATAGCTAG